From the Gramella sp. Hel_I_59 genome, one window contains:
- a CDS encoding FixH family protein, whose amino-acid sequence MKINWGTGIVIGMLAFISFIMYFVVTMMSSSDYDLDLVVEDYYKAELHYQQDIDAQENALALNEQISLERRGDSLIVLFPEEIDLEKTVGMVSLYRPSNKKLDFSIPFSEIKSSEFEIPADQLVNGRWNIKVTWQNSEKEFMFKTEIVY is encoded by the coding sequence ATGAAGATAAATTGGGGAACCGGAATTGTAATCGGAATGCTCGCATTCATTAGCTTCATTATGTACTTTGTCGTCACCATGATGAGCAGTTCAGACTATGACCTTGATCTTGTGGTAGAGGATTATTATAAGGCAGAGTTGCATTATCAACAGGATATAGATGCGCAGGAAAATGCCCTTGCGCTCAATGAACAGATCAGCCTTGAAAGAAGGGGTGATAGTTTAATAGTACTTTTTCCTGAAGAGATTGACCTGGAAAAGACCGTAGGTATGGTGAGCCTGTACAGACCTTCCAACAAGAAACTTGATTTTAGTATTCCCTTTTCTGAAATTAAAAGTTCTGAATTCGAGATTCCGGCAGATCAACTTGTGAATGGGAGATGGAATATCAAGGTCACCTGGCAGAATAGCGAAAAGGAATTCATGTTTAAAACTGAAATAGTCTACTAA
- a CDS encoding CcoQ/FixQ family Cbb3-type cytochrome c oxidase assembly chaperone yields the protein MLKFVKGPLESIEGVAIYPIISLLIFFIFFTALFWWVFTAKKEYIKKVSDIPLEQEDELMMPIIVKDNKS from the coding sequence ATGTTGAAATTCGTAAAAGGTCCACTGGAAAGTATAGAAGGGGTAGCGATCTATCCCATCATCTCACTACTTATATTCTTCATCTTTTTTACCGCGCTCTTCTGGTGGGTGTTTACCGCTAAAAAGGAATATATCAAGAAGGTAAGTGATATTCCGTTGGAACAGGAAGATGAACTAATGATGCCTATCATCGTAAAAGATAATAAATCATGA
- the ccoS gene encoding cbb3-type cytochrome oxidase assembly protein CcoS: MSIIYMLLAISVVVAIIFFVAFIVSVRKGQYDDVYTPSVRMLFDDELVKSPAKENQPVNKEKFN, translated from the coding sequence ATGAGCATTATCTACATGTTACTGGCTATTAGTGTTGTGGTGGCCATCATCTTTTTCGTAGCCTTTATAGTTTCAGTCAGGAAAGGCCAGTATGATGATGTGTATACACCCTCTGTGCGAATGCTGTTCGATGATGAACTTGTGAAATCTCCAGCGAAAGAAAATCAACCCGTCAATAAAGAGAAATTTAATTAA
- a CDS encoding heavy metal translocating P-type ATPase metal-binding domain-containing protein gives MESCFHCGEDCLEELITYNEKSFCCAGCKTVFEILNSNDLSYYYDLQEAPGISPKLKEDKYEYLENAEIVDRLLEFDHEKTQIVSFSIPSIHCSSCIWILENLHKLHSGVKSSQVDFPKKTIRLSFTAEEISLKELVVLLSRIGYEPNISLDNFEKKESEHDRSLIYKLGVAGFAFGNIMFLSFPEYFEINEFWLDQFKYLFRWLMFSFSLPVVFYSGKDYFISAYKGLRSGILNIDVPIALGIFVLFVRSTAEIVLDLGTGFFDSLSGLVFFLLLGKFFQQKTYSFLSFERDYKSYFPIAVTRISSEEEQIEEQVQVYKIRKGDTVLIRNEELIPMDAEILEGQANIDYSFVTGEADLVNKAEGDKVYAGGRQKGSIIKLKVLKPVEQSYLTELWSNEVFQKDRSFGFQSLTNRISKNFTIAVLSIAILATTFWLFADPTKAWNVFTAVLIIACPCAIALAAPFTLGNLLRIFGKKGIYLKDASVIERMAAIDTVVFDKTGTITTTGQTTAEYEGLELSDKELQMLGGSLKASSHPLSRSLYSILQHHGIRTPDSYKEYVGAGIECDFEGNRIKIGSASFTGESDSEEISNGKTAVHISSNAQYKGCFSFRNTYRKGMSGLFQQLSRNKYIIVLSGDNEGERDRLQSLLPVESGIHFNQKPGDKLEFIRQLQHGGRKVMMVGDGLNDAGALAQSEIGIAVSEDINVFSPACDGVMDASILSNLADYFQLAKKGVSIIQASFILSLVYNITGLAFAVTGNLMPVVAAILMPLSSISIVIFTTLATQILSKKLKK, from the coding sequence ATGGAATCATGTTTTCATTGCGGCGAGGATTGCCTGGAGGAATTGATCACCTATAATGAGAAATCATTTTGCTGTGCCGGTTGCAAGACTGTTTTCGAGATCTTAAATAGTAATGATCTCTCCTATTATTATGATCTGCAGGAAGCACCCGGAATTTCTCCAAAGCTAAAAGAGGATAAATATGAATACCTCGAAAATGCAGAGATCGTAGACAGGCTTCTGGAATTCGATCATGAGAAAACACAAATAGTATCATTCAGTATTCCATCCATTCATTGTAGTTCCTGTATCTGGATCCTTGAAAACCTTCATAAACTTCATAGCGGAGTGAAAAGTTCGCAGGTAGACTTTCCGAAGAAAACGATCAGACTGAGTTTTACTGCTGAAGAGATCAGCCTGAAAGAGCTGGTAGTACTACTTAGCAGGATTGGATACGAACCGAATATTTCACTGGACAACTTTGAGAAAAAAGAATCTGAGCATGATCGAAGCCTGATCTATAAACTCGGCGTGGCTGGTTTTGCTTTTGGAAATATCATGTTTCTTTCATTTCCTGAATATTTTGAGATCAATGAATTCTGGCTGGATCAATTCAAATATTTGTTTCGCTGGTTGATGTTCAGTTTTTCACTGCCGGTGGTATTTTATTCGGGTAAGGATTATTTCATTTCTGCCTATAAAGGACTTAGATCTGGAATTCTGAATATCGATGTTCCCATTGCCCTGGGAATTTTTGTGCTATTCGTGAGAAGTACTGCAGAAATTGTACTTGACCTGGGAACAGGATTTTTCGATAGCCTTAGCGGACTCGTATTTTTCCTTCTCCTCGGAAAGTTCTTTCAACAAAAGACCTATTCGTTTCTTTCTTTTGAAAGAGATTACAAATCATATTTTCCTATTGCTGTTACCCGAATTTCTTCTGAAGAAGAACAAATTGAAGAACAGGTTCAGGTCTATAAGATCAGGAAAGGCGATACTGTGCTCATTAGAAATGAAGAGCTTATCCCGATGGATGCTGAAATCCTTGAAGGACAGGCAAACATTGACTATAGTTTTGTCACCGGAGAAGCAGACCTTGTTAATAAAGCTGAAGGAGATAAGGTCTACGCCGGAGGAAGGCAGAAAGGCAGCATTATAAAACTGAAGGTTCTCAAGCCGGTAGAGCAGAGCTATCTTACTGAATTATGGAGTAATGAGGTATTTCAAAAAGACAGATCTTTCGGTTTCCAGTCGCTTACCAATAGAATCAGTAAGAATTTTACCATTGCCGTGCTTAGTATTGCAATCCTGGCTACCACCTTCTGGCTGTTTGCAGATCCAACAAAAGCATGGAACGTATTCACTGCGGTATTGATCATTGCCTGTCCCTGTGCGATCGCCCTCGCTGCGCCCTTTACCCTTGGTAACCTGCTTAGAATCTTCGGGAAAAAAGGAATCTATTTAAAGGACGCTTCGGTAATAGAAAGAATGGCGGCGATTGATACGGTGGTTTTTGATAAAACAGGAACGATCACCACGACGGGACAAACCACTGCTGAATATGAAGGACTTGAACTAAGTGATAAAGAACTTCAAATGCTGGGTGGTAGTCTAAAAGCCTCTTCACATCCATTAAGTAGATCATTGTATTCTATCCTTCAGCATCACGGCATACGAACTCCCGATAGTTATAAAGAATATGTAGGCGCAGGAATTGAATGCGATTTTGAAGGAAATCGTATAAAAATCGGCTCAGCAAGTTTTACCGGAGAAAGTGATTCCGAAGAAATTAGTAATGGGAAAACTGCAGTTCATATAAGTTCGAATGCGCAATATAAAGGTTGCTTCAGTTTTAGAAATACTTATAGAAAAGGAATGTCTGGCCTTTTTCAGCAACTTTCCAGGAACAAATACATCATTGTACTTTCCGGAGATAATGAAGGGGAGCGCGATCGTTTGCAAAGTTTACTTCCTGTTGAATCAGGAATACATTTTAACCAGAAGCCTGGTGATAAGCTTGAGTTCATCAGGCAACTACAGCATGGTGGCCGCAAGGTAATGATGGTTGGAGATGGCTTGAATGATGCCGGAGCCCTTGCGCAAAGTGAAATTGGAATTGCAGTTTCAGAAGATATCAATGTATTTTCCCCTGCATGTGATGGCGTGATGGATGCATCCATATTATCGAATTTGGCCGATTATTTTCAGCTGGCTAAAAAGGGTGTCAGTATCATCCAGGCGAGCTTTATACTATCCCTTGTATATAATATTACCGGACTTGCCTTTGCGGTCACCGGGAATCTTATGCCCGTGGTCGCTGCGATCCTCATGCCGCTAAGCTCGATAAGCATCGTGATCTTTACAACGCTGGCTACTCAAATTCTCTCAAAAAAGCTTAAAAAATAA
- the ccoN gene encoding cytochrome-c oxidase, cbb3-type subunit I: MDLQQFYYDNKIVKKFIIATMFWGIIGMSVGLLLAFMFIFPNITEGIPWLSFGRLRPLHTNAVIFAFVGNAIFAGVYYSTQRLLKARMWSDALSNINFWGWQLIIIGAAITLPLGYTSSKEYAELEWPFDIAIAVIWVAFGANLIGTMIKRRQRHLYVAIWFYLATFVTVAVLHIFNNIEIPVSAFKSYSFYSGVQDALVQWWYGHNAVAFFLTTPFLGLMYYFVPKAANRPVYSYRLSIIHFWSLIFIYIWAGPHHLLYTSLPDWAQNLGVAFSVMLLFPSWGGMINGLLTLRGAWDKVRVDPVLKFMVVAITGYGMATFEGPMLSLKNVNAIAHFSDWIIAHVHVGALAWNGFMTFGMIYWLVPRLFKTKLYSLKLANTHFWIGTLGIIIYTLPMYVAGFVQASMWKQFNPDGTLTYGNFLETVTQIIPMYWMRAIGGSLYIVGAFVMLYNIVKTIRQGSAVEDELAEAAALQPVTSKRTAGEAYHSWLERRPVKLTIFATIAILIGGIAQIVPSLMVDEYVPVISSVKPYTPLELEGRDLYIREGCVSCHSQMVRPFRSEVERYGEYSKAGEYRYDFPFLWGSKRTGPDLHRVGMKYSDNWHLNHMYDPQSTSSGSIMPSYTWLIQDELDKSDTEDKMRAMQTLGVPYTDMEIERAQQWMTEQGTQIEKNLYQDPDFVNSYEADKKFAAENGEEFTEMRDREIVALIAYLQRLGTDIKAEDLKQVSTN, encoded by the coding sequence ATGGATCTACAGCAATTCTATTACGATAATAAGATCGTAAAGAAATTCATCATTGCCACCATGTTCTGGGGCATTATTGGTATGAGCGTTGGCTTACTGCTCGCTTTTATGTTCATTTTTCCAAATATAACCGAAGGTATACCCTGGCTTAGCTTTGGTAGATTAAGGCCGCTGCATACCAACGCGGTAATCTTTGCATTTGTAGGGAATGCGATCTTTGCCGGGGTATACTATTCTACCCAGCGTCTTTTAAAGGCGAGAATGTGGAGCGATGCCCTTAGTAATATCAACTTCTGGGGATGGCAGCTAATAATCATTGGAGCAGCGATCACTCTGCCTTTGGGGTATACCTCCTCTAAAGAGTATGCGGAGCTGGAATGGCCTTTTGATATTGCGATCGCCGTGATCTGGGTAGCGTTTGGTGCCAACCTGATTGGTACGATGATCAAAAGGAGGCAGCGCCACCTGTATGTGGCGATCTGGTTTTACCTTGCCACGTTCGTAACCGTTGCTGTACTTCATATCTTTAATAATATTGAGATTCCGGTATCTGCTTTTAAAAGTTATTCTTTCTACTCTGGCGTTCAGGATGCCCTTGTACAATGGTGGTACGGGCATAATGCCGTGGCATTCTTCCTAACCACGCCTTTCCTTGGATTGATGTATTACTTTGTTCCAAAGGCTGCAAATCGTCCTGTATATTCTTACCGACTTTCGATCATTCACTTCTGGTCGCTGATATTTATCTATATCTGGGCTGGACCTCACCATTTACTATATACTTCGTTACCAGACTGGGCGCAGAATCTTGGTGTTGCCTTTTCTGTAATGCTATTATTTCCATCCTGGGGTGGTATGATCAATGGTTTGCTAACGCTTCGTGGAGCCTGGGATAAGGTTAGAGTAGACCCTGTATTAAAATTTATGGTAGTGGCAATTACCGGGTATGGAATGGCAACTTTTGAAGGTCCAATGCTTTCCCTTAAAAATGTAAATGCCATCGCCCACTTTAGTGACTGGATCATTGCACACGTACATGTTGGAGCACTAGCATGGAATGGATTTATGACCTTCGGGATGATCTACTGGCTGGTACCAAGATTGTTCAAAACAAAACTATACTCACTTAAACTGGCAAACACGCATTTCTGGATAGGAACGCTGGGAATTATCATTTACACGTTGCCAATGTATGTTGCGGGATTTGTACAGGCTTCTATGTGGAAACAGTTCAATCCAGACGGAACCCTTACCTACGGTAACTTTCTCGAAACAGTAACTCAAATTATTCCAATGTACTGGATGAGAGCTATCGGTGGAAGTTTATACATCGTAGGGGCTTTCGTAATGCTTTATAATATTGTAAAAACGATACGCCAGGGTAGTGCCGTGGAAGACGAACTTGCTGAAGCTGCTGCATTGCAACCGGTGACCAGTAAAAGAACTGCCGGTGAAGCTTACCACAGCTGGCTTGAAAGAAGACCCGTAAAACTTACCATTTTTGCTACCATCGCAATTCTTATTGGAGGTATTGCGCAAATAGTTCCTTCATTAATGGTAGATGAATATGTACCGGTAATTTCCAGTGTAAAACCATACACACCTCTGGAATTGGAAGGCCGGGATCTTTATATACGGGAAGGTTGTGTTTCCTGTCACTCGCAGATGGTACGACCTTTTAGAAGTGAGGTAGAACGTTATGGAGAATATTCGAAAGCTGGTGAATACAGGTATGACTTCCCATTTCTTTGGGGAAGTAAAAGAACCGGACCAGATCTTCATAGGGTGGGTATGAAATATTCAGATAACTGGCACCTTAACCATATGTATGATCCTCAAAGTACTTCTTCAGGTTCTATCATGCCTTCCTATACATGGCTAATTCAGGATGAACTTGACAAATCTGATACTGAAGATAAAATGCGGGCGATGCAAACTCTTGGAGTGCCTTATACAGATATGGAGATCGAAAGAGCTCAGCAATGGATGACAGAACAGGGAACTCAAATTGAAAAGAATCTTTATCAGGATCCAGATTTTGTCAACAGTTATGAGGCCGATAAAAAGTTTGCCGCAGAGAACGGCGAGGAGTTCACAGAAATGAGAGATCGTGAGATCGTAGCTCTTATTGCATACCTGCAGCGACTGGGAACAGATATCAAAGCCGAAGATTTAAAACAAGTATCAACTAACTAA
- a CDS encoding cbb3-type cytochrome c oxidase N-terminal domain-containing protein: MRNTFSVLRISGLIALAIILAELTIETGDKSILEVYPIFWLVLGVILFLAIAIEVSVAALDKTLYMSLKPDDRAAYDAAVTVREKNRFAWFKETYDKLLDKKPIENEDEIILDHNYDGIKELDNNLPPWWLYGFYASIIFAGIYLARYHVFDGATQKEEYLAEVAEAKAAVEAYKENAKGLIDANTVELLTGNEDISAGKAIFSGNCAACHKIDGGGGIGPNLTDSYWILGGGIKNVFNTISEGGRAGKGMVSWKTDLKPEEMAQVASYVLSLHSTTPLDPKEPEGELWVDPDARVDEVEVEAIDSASFEIEMSYEEE, from the coding sequence ATGAGAAATACATTTTCAGTATTAAGAATTAGCGGACTTATCGCGCTGGCGATCATTTTGGCAGAGCTGACCATTGAAACCGGTGATAAATCTATTTTAGAAGTCTATCCAATTTTCTGGCTTGTTCTTGGAGTGATCCTGTTTTTAGCAATTGCCATCGAAGTTTCGGTTGCAGCCCTGGACAAGACCTTATATATGTCTTTGAAGCCCGATGATCGTGCAGCTTACGATGCTGCCGTGACGGTAAGGGAAAAGAATCGCTTTGCCTGGTTCAAAGAAACTTACGACAAGCTGCTAGACAAAAAGCCAATTGAAAATGAAGATGAGATCATTCTTGATCATAATTATGATGGGATCAAAGAGCTGGATAACAACCTTCCACCCTGGTGGCTTTATGGTTTTTACGCCAGTATAATTTTCGCCGGAATTTACCTGGCCAGGTACCATGTTTTCGATGGCGCTACTCAAAAAGAGGAATACCTGGCGGAGGTTGCAGAAGCTAAAGCAGCCGTGGAAGCTTATAAAGAAAATGCCAAAGGGCTTATTGATGCTAATACTGTTGAATTGCTTACCGGGAATGAAGATATCAGTGCCGGGAAAGCAATTTTCTCAGGAAATTGTGCCGCCTGTCACAAGATTGATGGTGGAGGTGGAATTGGTCCTAATCTAACCGATTCTTACTGGATCCTTGGTGGTGGTATCAAGAATGTCTTTAATACAATTTCTGAAGGAGGACGTGCAGGGAAAGGGATGGTTTCCTGGAAAACCGATCTAAAACCTGAAGAAATGGCGCAGGTTGCGAGTTACGTGTTGAGCTTACATTCAACAACTCCTTTAGATCCCAAAGAACCTGAAGGGGAACTATGGGTAGATCCAGATGCGAGAGTGGATGAGGTTGAGGTGGAAGCAATAGATTCCGCTTCTTTTGAAATAGAAATGAGTTACGAGGAAGAGTAA
- a CDS encoding YceI family protein yields the protein MRPYSTLMMFAAILLISIGVNAQSYQLNNEASTLNIDGTSNIHDWTIKAENTGGNLSLDFDDSSLEDIKQLEFTVMAKSLMSGKSGMDKNTYKALNTNKHKQITFKLQDVQSIEKVSTGIYNVKTTGSLEIAGTKRDIKLDFKLKSSSNAITLTGEHKLNMTSFGVEAPTAMFGTITTGEDVVVKFESQFNN from the coding sequence ATGAGACCTTACAGCACTTTAATGATGTTCGCAGCAATACTCCTTATAAGTATTGGAGTAAATGCTCAATCCTACCAACTGAATAATGAAGCTTCCACTCTTAACATAGATGGAACCTCTAACATTCACGACTGGACCATCAAAGCCGAAAACACCGGCGGAAACCTAAGCCTGGATTTTGATGATTCCAGCCTGGAAGATATCAAACAACTGGAATTTACGGTAATGGCCAAAAGCCTGATGAGTGGAAAAAGCGGGATGGACAAGAATACCTATAAAGCTTTAAATACGAATAAACATAAGCAGATCACCTTCAAATTACAAGATGTACAGAGTATAGAGAAAGTATCCACTGGTATCTATAATGTAAAGACCACAGGAAGTTTGGAGATCGCAGGAACAAAACGAGATATAAAACTCGATTTCAAGCTAAAATCTTCATCCAACGCGATCACTCTTACAGGTGAGCATAAGCTTAACATGACCAGTTTTGGTGTGGAAGCCCCAACAGCAATGTTTGGAACCATCACCACAGGAGAAGATGTCGTTGTAAAATTCGAATCCCAATTCAATAACTAA
- a CDS encoding YceI family protein — protein MKRLLICIVFVLFGWSIQAQNDYEKETIWLLPDSELIISGSTNVNKFHCEFDIDLIIDSKQVKFLHEQDLIKFCDLQLNLLTKGFDCGNRKMNSDFQDLLKSDSHPKIVIDVVQVRNLASEEPVADIRVELAGQTNHYKVPVQIHEHRFKGKFSMNIRDFGLVPPKKALGLIIVDEHIEVAFDLKLAR, from the coding sequence ATGAAACGACTTTTAATATGCATTGTGTTTGTGCTTTTTGGATGGTCTATCCAGGCTCAGAACGATTACGAAAAAGAAACGATCTGGCTGCTTCCAGACAGTGAATTGATCATCTCGGGAAGTACGAACGTGAATAAATTTCATTGCGAGTTCGATATAGACCTGATAATAGATAGCAAACAAGTGAAATTTCTGCATGAGCAGGATCTTATAAAGTTTTGTGATCTGCAGCTAAATTTGCTTACCAAAGGATTTGATTGCGGTAACAGAAAGATGAACTCAGATTTTCAGGATCTTTTAAAGAGCGATTCGCACCCAAAGATCGTGATCGATGTAGTGCAGGTTAGAAATTTAGCTTCAGAAGAACCCGTAGCAGATATTCGAGTAGAACTGGCTGGTCAAACCAACCATTACAAGGTGCCAGTTCAAATACATGAACATCGTTTTAAAGGAAAATTCAGTATGAATATTAGAGACTTTGGCCTCGTGCCTCCTAAAAAAGCGCTGGGTCTTATCATAGTCGATGAGCATATAGAGGTAGCTTTCGATTTGAAGTTAGCACGTTAG
- a CDS encoding acetyl-CoA hydrolase/transferase C-terminal domain-containing protein — MNDLKIVSAQDAVKEVRSNQRVFLQGAAMTPNILIDALCERYQDLKNVEVIQIHTEGKALYTEAPYQDSFKTNSCFVGGNVRKAVNSDYGAYIPIFLSEIHVLFRRNILPIDFAFIQVSPPDKHGYCSLGVSVDITLPAIQNAKKVIAQVNPHVPRTHGDGIIHISQIDAAIEVNQPIHAAHLSEPTEIEKQIGRHVAGLVEDGATLQMGIGGIPNVVLNNLTNHKRLGIHTEMFSDGILPLIEKGVITGEEKEIKTGKLVTCFAVGSPKLYDFVDDNPLVHFKEAAYTNDTAIIRRNPKVTAINSAIEIDLTGQVCADTIGKIQYSGVGGQMDFIRGASLSHGGKAIIAMPSITKNGVSKIVPYLKEGAGVTTTRAHVHYIATEYGVVDLFGKNLKQRAEALISIAHPDHQDELAIQAFERLNA; from the coding sequence ATGAATGATCTAAAAATTGTATCAGCCCAGGATGCTGTAAAGGAAGTAAGATCTAACCAGAGAGTGTTCCTGCAGGGAGCTGCTATGACACCAAATATATTAATAGACGCACTTTGTGAGCGCTACCAGGACCTTAAGAATGTAGAAGTCATACAGATCCATACGGAAGGGAAAGCTCTTTATACGGAAGCTCCCTACCAGGATTCGTTTAAGACCAATAGTTGTTTTGTGGGTGGAAACGTTAGAAAAGCGGTGAATTCAGATTATGGAGCTTACATACCTATTTTCCTTAGTGAGATCCATGTGCTCTTCCGAAGAAATATTCTACCCATAGATTTTGCTTTTATCCAGGTTTCGCCGCCAGATAAGCATGGATATTGTTCTTTGGGTGTTTCCGTAGATATTACGCTACCTGCCATTCAAAATGCAAAGAAAGTCATCGCCCAGGTGAATCCTCATGTTCCAAGAACACATGGAGATGGAATTATACATATAAGTCAGATCGATGCTGCTATCGAGGTAAACCAGCCTATTCATGCTGCGCATCTTTCTGAACCTACTGAAATTGAGAAACAGATAGGGAGGCATGTGGCAGGTCTTGTAGAAGATGGCGCAACGCTACAAATGGGAATTGGAGGAATCCCGAATGTGGTGCTGAATAATCTTACCAATCATAAAAGACTGGGAATTCATACGGAAATGTTCTCAGACGGAATTTTACCACTCATCGAAAAAGGAGTTATCACCGGAGAGGAAAAAGAGATCAAAACCGGAAAACTGGTCACCTGTTTTGCGGTTGGTTCCCCTAAGTTATATGACTTTGTAGATGATAATCCACTGGTGCATTTTAAGGAAGCTGCTTACACCAATGATACGGCCATCATTAGGAGAAATCCAAAGGTGACTGCGATCAACTCGGCTATAGAAATTGACCTTACCGGGCAGGTTTGTGCAGATACCATTGGGAAGATTCAGTACTCGGGAGTGGGTGGACAAATGGACTTTATAAGAGGTGCTTCACTTTCTCATGGAGGAAAAGCGATTATTGCGATGCCTTCTATCACCAAAAATGGAGTTTCCAAGATAGTTCCATATCTAAAAGAAGGTGCCGGAGTGACCACCACCCGTGCCCATGTGCATTATATTGCTACTGAATATGGAGTGGTTGATCTTTTCGGGAAAAATTTAAAACAACGCGCCGAGGCATTAATCTCGATAGCACATCCAGATCACCAGGATGAATTAGCAATACAGGCTTTTGAGCGGTTGAACGCTTAA
- the ccoG gene encoding cytochrome c oxidase accessory protein CcoG, giving the protein MEKEEHERFRDSIGTVTSEGKRSWVYPKKPDGILYKYRQWVSYFLLAILFAAPFLKINGNQFLMFNVLERRFNIFGTIFWPQDFYLFVLMMLIGVVFVVLFTVAFGRIFCGWICPQTIFMEMVFRRIEYWIEGDRGKQIRLDKQRWNAEKIRKKATKWFIFFVISFLIANVFLAYLIGSDRLLLYIQEGPQAHLSTLISLLLFTGIFYFVFAWFREQVCIIACPYGRLQGVLLDNKSIVVAYDHKRGEKVEGRAKFRKNEDREASGKGDCIDCFQCVQVCPTGIDIRNGTQLECVNCTACIDACNHMMDAVDLPQGLIRYASEENIEKQKKFRFTPRIKGYAAVLFILVTVLSGMLFLRSDVEANILRLPGQLYEHKDGNIISNVYTFKLINKTSVDYDNVRFEIKSHPGTIYTVKGKSMSIPANGMAEGTLFVEINQAALENEKDKIVIEVYNGEQLIETTGTTFLGPRSYH; this is encoded by the coding sequence TTGGAAAAAGAGGAGCACGAAAGGTTTAGGGACAGTATAGGAACGGTTACTTCGGAAGGTAAACGTTCCTGGGTGTATCCCAAAAAACCTGATGGTATATTATATAAATATCGGCAGTGGGTAAGTTATTTTTTACTGGCGATACTTTTTGCAGCTCCCTTTTTAAAGATCAATGGGAATCAATTTCTCATGTTCAATGTACTGGAGCGTCGCTTCAATATCTTCGGAACAATTTTCTGGCCGCAGGATTTCTATCTCTTCGTTCTTATGATGTTGATAGGAGTAGTGTTTGTGGTTTTATTTACGGTAGCCTTCGGAAGAATATTTTGTGGCTGGATATGTCCCCAAACGATCTTTATGGAAATGGTTTTCCGAAGAATTGAATATTGGATTGAAGGAGACAGGGGCAAACAGATACGATTAGACAAGCAGCGGTGGAATGCTGAAAAGATCAGGAAAAAAGCAACCAAATGGTTCATATTCTTTGTGATCTCCTTTCTTATCGCCAATGTATTTCTGGCTTACCTTATTGGGAGTGATAGATTGCTTCTTTACATACAGGAAGGACCGCAGGCACATCTTAGCACCTTGATCTCCTTGCTGCTTTTTACCGGAATCTTCTATTTTGTATTCGCCTGGTTTAGAGAACAGGTTTGTATCATAGCCTGTCCATATGGTAGGCTTCAGGGTGTTCTGTTGGACAATAAATCTATTGTAGTCGCCTACGATCATAAACGTGGAGAAAAGGTAGAGGGTAGAGCGAAATTCAGAAAGAATGAAGATCGGGAAGCCAGCGGGAAAGGCGACTGTATAGACTGTTTTCAATGTGTGCAGGTTTGCCCTACTGGAATAGATATTCGAAACGGAACCCAGCTGGAATGTGTGAATTGTACAGCTTGTATAGATGCTTGCAATCATATGATGGATGCGGTGGATCTTCCGCAGGGATTGATTAGATATGCGAGTGAAGAGAATATTGAAAAGCAAAAGAAATTCAGGTTTACTCCGCGTATCAAAGGTTATGCAGCGGTTTTATTTATTCTCGTTACGGTATTAAGTGGCATGTTGTTTTTAAGAAGTGATGTGGAAGCCAATATTCTCAGGCTACCCGGCCAGCTTTATGAACATAAGGATGGCAATATCATTAGCAATGTGTACACCTTTAAACTTATTAATAAAACTTCTGTGGATTACGATAATGTGAGGTTTGAAATCAAGTCGCATCCCGGAACTATATATACCGTGAAAGGGAAATCCATGAGCATTCCTGCGAACGGTATGGCCGAAGGAACATTGTTCGTGGAAATTAACCAGGCAGCACTGGAAAATGAAAAAGATAAGATCGTTATCGAAGTTTATAACGGCGAACAGTTAATAGAAACTACCGGTACCACGTTTCTGGGACCAAGGAGTTACCACTAA